DNA from Pichia kudriavzevii chromosome 5, complete sequence:
CACTGTAGGAGCAAAGACAGAGACCTGCACGTATCCGATCACATCGGTGATTCTCTATGGGACGGCCCAGTTTGTGGACGCTTGGAGAGGTGGATATGAAGGGTTTGAGTTGCTAGACTTGGAGTGTGCTGCCCGTTTGGTTCTACAGAGACAGGCGTATCTAATCTACCGGTGGTCCCTTACGAGACTTCTACTGCTGGACGAGAGCCTTGTATGTGGTGTAGCCAGGTGCTTTGACGTCTCTCCAGACAATTTCGTTCCACAAGAGGAGGAAGTTCAATTCTATCTAAAGGAACCCTGTTTCCTCTGGAGATTCAGCCGGCACAACTATGACACCGTTGTCTCTTCAATAAGGGAGGGGAGGCTTCTCATGTTGTCTGATAAAGGCCACGATTCCAGCCCACCTGTTGGTTACGAATACGATATCGAGAAACACCTCCTTATAGGTGCACTCGAGGAGAAGTTCAAGTGTCAGTTGAACCAATGGGAGGTGCTCGAGTACCGCCATTCCCTTGACTTTTACCTCCATTCCATGGACAAGGAAACGACTTACCAAGAGTTTGTCTCGGTGCTATTGACGGGGGGATGTGGACGGTATACGAGCGAGTTGTACAGGCAACTCAAGAGGAAGGAAGCAACCTCAAGAGTATCTCATAAAGGACAACGAGGAATATTACAAAAGATCTACATGAGGATCGCACCGGGGAGaaccaaatcaaagatttacAATGTACCTGAAAGTACAACCATGGGGAAGCAAGCCTCTGGTGGTGTCTATCCGTTTCTTCAACGGGGTGCCGCCTCCATTTCGGAAGAGCTTGTCACCTCTTTACCCGAGTTCGTACTTGAGAGGGGGAAAATTCACCTGTGGGACAGTGATTGGATCAACGAGGCTCTCTTTGATCATGAGCACCCATTTTCACTTTACAGGTTTGCCGTTGCTATTGATGATGGGTATTTGGCGACAAAATACAAGCACATCAACGCAAGGGGAGAGACTGTGAGAACAGGGTGGGGCAACGGGAAGCCGGTTGCTATTGGAAGAAAACGGCTACTCGAAATGTGGATGCAATGTGTCCCCACTAAGTATACACACCAAAGATACTGCCATCGATTGGAGACGTCCAAGTGGCACCAAATTGAGGAGAGCTGCATGAGACAGATTGAACTTTTCAAGGATTCGAAAGTGAATTTGGTTACAGATATTACAGCAGCAAACCTAGACTCATGTGTACATTTGGATCCAGATGACAAAGAGGCATACATTATCAGAAATGCCGAGATCTCTGGATGTCTTTACCGCCCCACCGAGGGCCACCATAATCTACCTACACCATTGCTACTGGGGGACAAATCATTGCCCTCTAGTGATTACAAACGCAAAGTGGGTGTCATGTCTGCTCCAAATCCATGCTTGCAAATAGAGCGTGAAcaatttttggaaaatggaCTGACTTATAATCTCCAAATGTTCAATACAGATGTAATCAATCCTTCAAAGGATGTTTACATTCCACCACGAGTGTGTAATTTGGAGAAACTGGCATTGAATGCGATATCCAACCAAAATGCCTTAATTGGAGAGAGGTATCATGTCGATTTGGGTCCATACGTGGAGAAGATAGATTTTAGTTGTTTGTTTCTCAGAGATGGGAAGACTAAGCCCTTCAGGAGATCACATAATCTCTACATTGACAAGGTTTCTGCAAGGTTTGAGAGATTGTACCCAAGATTAGTCGAGGTTCTCCAGGTGGCAGATAACCTCAAGAGTTTCTTATACTCTTCACAGGATATGGCCCAAcatgttgttgaagattcCATCAAGTTGTCCTGTTTTGTCAGCACTCAAGTGATTCCTTTCCCGCACGTACATTATGTGAATTCTAGCCAGacaaaaatcaatattgCAAATTACCTCACGTTCTATTTCACCAAACACAACCGAGATGCCCTAGGAAGGGATGCTCAAACATATTTCGACTCTAGGTTAAAGATCCAGTTTAAATCGTCCAAACATTCCCGATTCCTCTTTTCGTTTGCCCGTGATAGATACCTCTCGGAGTTGTACACTGCCGTGCAGGTACTCCAAATGGAGGCCGGACAGAGAGAGCATCTTCGCTGGCCAGTGCATGAGTTTGAGTTCGACTCAGAGTACATGGATCTCATCAAGTTATTCTTCCCACATAGACATAATGACATAGCCACCATAATCGAGTGTGCCTCTAAGGAGAGACATCCACGGCAAGTTCACTCTGCCTGCACCCCTCCTACTGTTCTCAAGGAGGTACTCTAAAGTATGTCTTTAGCTTCTCCATAGTATGTATATTACATGAAGACCGTGTCTTAATACggttttttcttttttttttgtttgctaCCTGAAATTCCACACGGCGCGCCGTTTTCTCtgagattttttttttgtttttttttgtttttttgttttgttttgtttccCTCATTCACAGACGGGCCCATAAAGCTTCTTACCGACAAGTGAAGAGCCTCAATTCTAGCTGAGCATTTCTCTGTGAGGATACATTCATTCACAGACACGCATAtaaacacaaacacaaacacaatcACAATAGAAACATTGCGATGCCAACACAGTCTATTGGGGAGCCCATTCCGTGGACCGGAGTGTAGACGAGACGTGCAACGCCGACCATAAGGCGGCCAcgaaaaaagaaatgagGCGAAACGACAATGGACAAAACGACAATTGACAAAACGACACTAAAGGTGatggaggaggaggaagcGTATAGTGAAATTGTCCAGCAGCGACACTGTCTCTATCTCTATCATGTGTTGTACAACCACAGAACGTGCAGTGTGTCTTGGTCTTTTATTAAACTCCCCTCTGTGAGGTGTGTTGCTTTTGGATCCCTTTGAGCCATCCATTGCTGCcatggatttttttttttttttttcccacGATTTTCAGcttactcttttttttttttgttccCTGTTTGATATCGGGTTTATAGGCCGTGCATGCGCCGCGCGCGGACGCGATTTTGGCTGCGGGAGCAGGGACGAGTGGCGCAGCAGGCCAAGAGGTGAGAGGGAGACAGGGTAGCCagaaggggggggggtcTTGGGATAGAGGATGAGATGGATAAACATCGTAGAGGAGGGGGGTTTACGCAGTAGAGAACATGCGACTGGTAGTGTGAGATGAGGAAGGAAGGAAGGACGGTATGAAGGAAGGTAGGAGGGGGCAAAAAAGAGGTTCAGGGATGTCTCTATGTGGTGCCCCGTTGTTTCTTCTAGTATCGTTAGGGGGAGGCCACAGTGGAAGGGAAAAGGGGTATATGTTGTTTTGGAGAGAGGCCACATTTGCAATTGAAGGGCAGGTAAACTCTCCCCTTTTCAGTCTTGGTATGTTTTCGTATTTGTCtggttgttgttcttcttgaCTTTGACTTCACAAGGTTATCCATTCAGGTTTACGCAATCTAGGAAGAGGATTACTAGATTGATCGAACTTACTCGAGCTTCGATTATCTTGTACAATGCATTTCACAAGTATGGTTAAGTTGCAAGCTGTTGCTTGTTTGAGGAATTCACATATTGCATCAACGGCAATGTGTCTTCTTACAACCACCCAATTCATCGAGGCAAAGAGATCCGGACACAAAGGATTCGATGTCTACGATGTTAGAGAAGCTGTAAAGAAGACCCTCGCAGGGCAATTTCTACAACTCTATAGGTTCTGTTTGATTAGgttttcaattgaacaTAGATTcaaggttttgaaaatgaaaagattCTTCTATAATGTGACACATGATAACTTCATCGTTGAAGAggatgaagttgatttgTATCTATCCGAACCAAAATTTCTTTGGAGACATTCTGCTTCCAATTACTCTATCATTTCTCAAATGTTTGGATCTTTTTTCGTTTTATCTCCTcctattttcaaatcttcaccTCTTACTTATAATAGAGACAATTCTTGTATTTTACCTCCATTAAGACCAAAGTTTAATGGATTCAAGgatgaaatttttaaaaaattcaaaatcaattataatttgaaatatGAATAttatgaaattgataaaattaaaagacTCCTCAATAagaattttgaatttcaatTGAcggaatttgaaaaaaaggagTTTTTATATAGTGATGATttatatcttcaaatgcTACCAAATGATGTTGATCATGATGATTTCTATTGTGCTCTAATTACTGGTCAATATAAACAACGTCCACTTATGTTGTACCAGTATTTGTTGGATAAGAGAGCCGAAGATCTTCAAACCAAAAACctcaacaagaagaaaatgaataaGCAAGATTTTTGTATTAGAAATCAtttaaagaagttgaagaacaaCACTAACAAATCAATCAGGATTCAATCCAAAAACCActtcaaataattcattTAACCCATTCAAACGAATTAACCCATTCAAACGAATTAACCCATTCAAACGAATTAACCCATTCAAACCAGTTAACCCAATTAGCCCAATTAAAccaaaataacaatgaaattgttaaaCTTAACAATCATGATGTTAACCAACCAGACTTTAGCAAAATAAACACTAAACCAATTCCACCCAAACAAGTGGAAAGCCGATATGATGTTGTTTTCCCAAACTGTGAAGCAGATACTACAAATACGACGAATATACCTGGCAACCCCCCGCAGTTAACGTTACCACACTTACCAGATGAAGACAATGTTTATTATAATTTATGCTCCACTGTTTTTCCATTTATGGGAACTGATCCAAATATAGAGGATCCGTCTATTAACAAATATATAAGTACTGTTGTTAAGGTTCACAAATCCTTAATTGTCTCAAAGATTCCACATTTGCATTCCTCAAAATGGGTCCATGATGTGTTATATGGCAAATCAGGTCACCCTTACACATTTTATCGCGTTGCAGTCCAAATGTTTGGTGATTATTGCACCTCAAACTCAACTACCTATATTGACGAGCATGGATTGGTTGCGCGTTGCGGCTGGAGACTACCTTGTCCTAAGgttttgaacaattttATGATTGAAAGGTATAGGCAGATCATTCCACTTTATGAGTGGTCCTACACCCATTCAGAGAGGCTCCACTATAAGAAATTGGATGACAATGTTGTTACCATTAAACGGGACATTAAATGTATGTTACGAAGGGCCGATGTTTATTTCCAACAATCTAAATTCGGTCCTTTAAATAGTCCGTCAACCACAcccattttgaaattaaaagctgttgtaaaaaaaaattcaggTTCCATCCCTTTGTCTAGCGACGAGGCCAAGATTAATCAATGTTCCACCATTCCCTCCACCCAGGTAACAAATATTACTATCGAACCTGGTAGCAAGACCTTAAATAACATTTGCATGCGTGCACATTCAGAACAACCAGAAAAATTTTATCCGTATTTTAAtgagtttttgaaagtATCTCTATCATCTACAAATGAAATAAGCTGGCCAGAATCTGATGCAGTTGATGAGCATGATAAAGTTAACGAAATCATTAACTTATATGCAGATGTAAACTCATCAGAAAGCGGTGGGATAATTGCTCCAGATTGCCCAGAAATCAACGTATATTCAGAAACGCCAAGCAGTTTTAGGTTTACGCCTTTGGAATTCACAAAACGTTCATTATGCAATGATGTCAAAATACTCAAGAAACCTGTTTCCGATGCAGTGCATGTTAGTAAAAGGGCTGAAAGAATCCATAATATccacaaaaaaaagtcgTTTTCTTGATGGATTTCCCGGAAAAGAATGTTTTATTATCTCGGATGCAACAACTGATACTATAGAGGATAATGAATATATTAAAAAGTGTGATTTTACAATGCTACTTGTTCATGCTGACAATCTATCAGAATTGATTAATAGtaatcaaattcaagatATTTATCCAATTCATGATTTGGTTACTGCGAAGCTTACGTCTAGATATGAATATCTCTCGAGTAATGTTTTTGGAaccatttatt
Protein-coding regions in this window:
- a CDS encoding uncharacterized protein (PKUD0E05360), encoding MHFTYNGELVHSVDVDVGVDGAGLGAGSSVNTISSTRPAVGASLGTSATVGAKTETCTYPITSVILYGTAQFVDAWRGGYEGFELLDLECAARLVLQRQAYLIYRWSLTRLLLLDESLVCGVARCFDVSPDNFVPQEEEVQFYLKEPCFLWRFSRHNYDTVVSSIREGRLLMLSDKGHDSSPPVGYEYDIEKHLLIGALEEKFKCQLNQWEVLEYRHSLDFYLHSMDKETTYQEFVSVLLTGGCGRYTSELYRQLKRKEATSRVSHKGQRGILQKIYMRIAPGRTKSKIYNVPESTTMGKQASGGVYPFLQRGAASISEELVTSLPEFVLERGKIHLWDSDWINEALFDHEHPFSLYRFAVAIDDGYLATKYKHINARGETVRTGWGNGKPVAIGRKRLLEMWMQCVPTKYTHQRYCHRLETSKWHQIEESCMRQIELFKDSKVNLVTDITAANLDSCVHLDPDDKEAYIIRNAEISGCLYRPTEGHHNLPTPLLLGDKSLPSSDYKRKVGVMSAPNPCLQIEREQFLENGLTYNLQMFNTDVINPSKDVYIPPRVCNLEKLALNAISNQNALIGERYHVDLGPYVEKIDFSCLFLRDGKTKPFRRSHNLYIDKVSARFERLYPRLVEVLQVADNLKSFLYSSQDMAQHVVEDSIKLSCFVSTQVIPFPHVHYVNSSQTKINIANYLTFYFTKHNRDALGRDAQTYFDSRLKIQFKSSKHSRFLFSFARDRYLSELYTAVQVLQMEAGQREHLRWPVHEFEFDSEYMDLIKLFFPHRHNDIATIIECASKERHPRQVHSACTPPTVLKEVL